In Cryptomeria japonica chromosome 10, Sugi_1.0, whole genome shotgun sequence, a genomic segment contains:
- the LOC131859079 gene encoding serine/threonine-protein phosphatase 7 long form homolog — MIIALIERLHSKTCYFHLSIGEASITLQDLWCILHIPIFGTQVTFDHHDGVSTLCTLFECLEEDLHIRGRYEIHWDDFDYDDLTVVLACTVARLFIPDRHTHDFSIGWGQVMHDMIIDKQVFAWGPCLLATLYHQMHGIAYLRQESIGCGITLIQMWAYEHITIFYPTLDVDLEPEKPYAYRVIDMHLPGHVHLDNSGRYRVESGEEDVDISGETVSMRSFDRSDSEGDELASGSSSNDGDEGGGTGHDVDMAQDIDSRGVERGDEEGLRD; from the exons atgattattGCTTTGATTGAAAGGTTGCATTCAAAGACATGTTATTTTCATCTATCGAtaggtgaggcatccatcacacttCAGGATTTGTGGTGTATCTTACACATTCCAATATTTGGTACACAAGTTACTTTTGATCATCATGATGGTGTATCTACTTTGTGTACATTGTTTGAGTGTTTAGAGGAGGATCTACATATTCGTGGTCgttatgagattcattgggatgattttgattatgatgatctcactgtTGTTCTTGCTTGCACTGTTGCTAGATTATTTATCCCTGATAGACATACCCATGATTTTTCTATTGGATGGGGGCAAGTCATGCATGATATGATAATTGATAAACAAGTGTTTGCTTGGGGTCCAtgtcttcttgccactttatatcatcagatgcatgggattgctTACTTGCGGCAAGAATCAATTGGATGTGGCATTACTTTGATCCAGATGTGGGCTTATGAGCACATAACTATATTTTATCCTACGTTAGATGTTGATTTGGAGCCAGAGAAACCATATGCTTATAG ggttattgatatgcatcttcctggcCATGTACATCTTGACAACTCTGGGAGATACAGG GTAGAgagtggagaggaggatgtggatattagTGGAGAGACTGTATCTATGAGAAGTTTTGATAGGAGTGATAGTGAGGGTGATGAGTTAGCATCAGGCTCATCAAGCAATGATGGGGATGAGGGTGGGGGCACTGGACATGATGTTGACATGGCCCAGGATATAGATTCAAGAGGTgtggagagaggagatgaggagggattgagagattaG